AACTATCACAACGGCCCCCAGTAGTGCGGAAATAAGCGTCATGAGAAGAATATCTCTGTTGACTATGTGACTCAGCTCATGCCCGATCACTCCGGAAGTTTCTTCACGATCGAGGTTCTTCAGAAGTCCGCTAGTCACACAAATAACTGAATCCTCCTGCTTCCTTCCAGTGGCAAACGCGTTGATCACGGAATCGTCATCGATTACGTACACTTCGGGAGGTTTTCCCATTCCTGCGGCGATCGACAGTTCATCTACTATGTTCTTGAGCTGCCGCTCCTCGGGGTCGTTCGCTTTGAGTTCGCGAGCTTTGACTGATCTGAGGACGATCTCCTTTCCTGAAGTCAGGGATACTAAGGTCTGTATAGATGCTATGGCCAAGAAAACCAAGGTAAATATGGGTAGTATTCCGAACACCAGATCAATAATCAGGCCAAATGCAATCATCATTACAAGGAAGACCATCACAAGGATGACGGTCTTCCTTACGTTCTTTCTGCTTTCCTCGTAGAAATCTACAGTAAAAGACATTGTCCTCAGAAATTGAGATCTACGTTGGGAGTTCCTCTTTCGGCTTCTGTGACTTCAAAGAGCGGGAAGGATTCGAACTTGCCCCCAAAGAAACCAACGATGACGTTATTAGGGAAGATCTCGATCTTTGTATTGAACTTGGTAGCAGAATCATTGAAGAACTGTCTTGCGTAAGAGATTTTGTTCTCCGTAGTAGTTAGTTCTTCCATCAATTGTGAGACGTTAGTGTTCGCCTTA
The nucleotide sequence above comes from Mesotoga sp. BH458_6_3_2_1. Encoded proteins:
- a CDS encoding M48 family metalloprotease, whose translation is MSFTVDFYEESRKNVRKTVILVMVFLVMMIAFGLIIDLVFGILPIFTLVFLAIASIQTLVSLTSGKEIVLRSVKARELKANDPEERQLKNIVDELSIAAGMGKPPEVYVIDDDSVINAFATGRKQEDSVICVTSGLLKNLDREETSGVIGHELSHIVNRDILLMTLISALLGAVVIVQLLAFRALITYLRFGAIGAATRSRRSSKKNDNSVLAIIAFLAAVAGLGALFSFIGRLSLLAVSRTREYFADARAVELTRNPSGLANALRKIVTSSAKLQTANVATAHLFISDPLKRGINNRTSFFASLWSTHPPIAMRISILENKTLTEIEAELSDYI